One region of Gossypium raimondii isolate GPD5lz chromosome 6, ASM2569854v1, whole genome shotgun sequence genomic DNA includes:
- the LOC105771658 gene encoding uncharacterized protein LOC105771658: protein MATFRRSKGGRRSKAIEGCKKHPKHKQSPGVCSLCLQQKLSQLSFEYSIPRCRIPITVDSSICSSSSPSSSSSSLSSYYSSASTSASSSPTHSYHLIREGKGNSFPLLLFSGMKRNCGFFSKLLHHHSNTTTMVH, encoded by the coding sequence ATGGCAACCTTTAGAAGATCAAAGGGTGGAAGACGATCCAAGGCTATTGAAGGATGcaaaaaacacccaaaacacaAGCAATCACCAGGCGTTTGTTCACTGTGTTTACAACAAAAACTCTCTCAGCTATCGTTTGAATATTCCATCCCACGATGTCGTATCCCCATTACAGTTGACTCTTCCATTTGTTCTTCATCGTCaccatcatcttcatcttcttcattgtcATCTTATTATTCTTCAGCTTCAacttctgcttcttcttctcctACACATAGCTACCATTTGATTAGAGAAGGAAAGGGTAATTCGTTTCCCTTGTTACTGTTCAGTGGCATGAAAAGGAATTGTGGGTTCTTCTCAAAGTTGCTTCATCATCACAGTAACACTACCACCATGGTTCATTAA
- the LOC105773454 gene encoding O-fucosyltransferase 7 isoform X1 has translation MKEKMQWPWPWRRRKVVVVVVLRKLLTCAICVIALMGLLSVRVQVFPSSKVSDLSDPYKLPTVTQQHELNYQKLSAEKKWTQELTPPHLSKEQAPPHLSKAPLSSHKLNGANGSLDFEKLWKQPSNRDFVPCVQPGSNYTAPDESRGYLLVHTNGGLNQMRAGICDMVAVARIINATLVVPELDKRSFWQDTSNFSDVFDEDHFINALANDVKVIKKLPKDLSSATKVVMHFRSWSGLEYYRDEIASLWEEFQVIRAAKSDSRLANNHLPPDIQKLRCRACYKALRFSPKIEAMGKLLVDRMRAYGPFIALHLRYEKDMLAFSGCTHGLSDVEAEELRTIRENTAYWKIKDINATEQRSRGYCPLTPTEVGIFLTGLGYPSNTPIYIAAGEIYGGDTHMADLRSRYPILMSKEKLASVEELEPFTNHASQMAALDYIVSVESDVFIPSYSGNMARAVEGHRRFLGHRKTISPDRKALVRLFDKIEKGLLMEGRKVSNRISEIHKKLQGSPRRRRGPVSGTKGMDRFRSEEAFYVNPLPDCLCKRVSENVNASTASMR, from the exons ATGAAAGAGAAGATGCAGTGGCCGTGGCCGTGGCGGAGGCGGaaagtggtggtggtggtggtgctGAGGAAGTTGCTAACGTGCGCTATATGTGTAATAGCTTTGATGGGATTGCTTTCTGTTCGCGTACAGGTGTTTCCTTCTTCTAAAGTCTCCGACTTGTCTGATCCTTACAAGCTCCCTACCGTCACTCAA CAGCATGAATTAAATTACCAGAAATTAAGTGCAGAGAAAAAGTGGACACAGGAGCTAACTCCGCCTCATTTATCGAAAGAGCAGGCTCCGCCTCATCTATCCAAAGCTCCTCTTTCGTCTCACAAG TTGAATGGTGCCAATGGAAGTCTGGATTTTGAGAAGTTGTGGAAGCAACCTTCTAATCGCGATTTCGTGCCCTGTGTGCAGCCCGGTTCTAATTATACGG CCCCTGATGAGTCAAGAGGCTACCTTCTAGTTCATACAAATGGTGGGCTCAACCAAATGCGAGCTGGG ATATGTGACATGGTTGCTGTAGCCCGTATAATAAATGCCACCCTTGTAGTTCCAGAACTTGATAAACGGTCATTTTGGCAAGATACTAG CAATTTCTCTGATGTTTTTGATGAGGACCATTTTATTAATGCTCTGGCTAATGATGTTAAAGTCATAAAAAAGCTTCCTAAGGATTTGTCTTCTGCTACCAAAGTAGTTATGCATTTTAGAAGCTGGTCTGGTTTGGAGTACTACCGGGATGAAATAGCTAGTCTGTGGGAAGAATTTCAG GTTATTCGAGCCGCTAAATCTGATTCTCGCCTAGCAAACAACCATCTGCCTCCTGACATACAAAAGCTTCGCTGTCGTGCTTGCTACAAAGCACTTCGTttttcccccaaaattgaaGCAATGGGGAAA TTGTTGGTTGATCGAATGAGAGCATATGGTCCTTTCATTGCGTTGCATTTACGATATGAAAAAGACATGCTTGCCTTTAGTGGTTGCACACATGGTTTATCTGATGTTGAAGCTGAAGAGCTAAGGACAATCAG AGAAAACACTGCCTATTGGAAAATCAAGGACATTAATGCAACGGAACAGAGATCCAGAGGATATTGCCCCTTAACCCCAACAGAGGTTGGGATTTTTCTAACTGGTCTGGGATACCCATCAAACACCCCTATATACATTGCTGCTGGAGAGATATATGGGGGTGATACTCATATGGCTGATCTACGGTCTCGCTATCCCATTTTAATGAGCAAG gaaaaattgGCTTCTGTTGAGGAGCTTGAACCATTCACCAACCATGCATCTCAAATGGCTGCACTCGATTACATTGTATCTGTGGAAAGTGATGTCTTCATTCCATCATACTCTGGAAACATGGCAAGAGCAGTTGAAGGGCACCGTCGATTTCTGGGACATAGGAAAACCATCTCTCCTGACAG GAAAGCACTAGTCCGCCTATTTGACAAAATCGAAAAGGGGTTATTGATGGAAGGCAGAAAGGTTTCCAATCGAATCAGTGAAATACACAAAAAACT GCAAGGATCACCGAGGAGGAGAAGAGGTCCTGTATCAGGAACTAAGGGCATGGACAGGTTTCGTTCAGAAGAAGCATTTTATGTAAATCCGTTACCCGACTGCTTGTGCAAGAGGGTATCTGAGAATGTAAATGCATCTACTGccagtatgagatga
- the LOC105773454 gene encoding O-fucosyltransferase 7 isoform X2 — protein sequence MKEKMQWPWPWRRRKVVVVVVLRKLLTCAICVIALMGLLSVRVQVFPSSKVSDLSDPYKLPTVTQHELNYQKLSAEKKWTQELTPPHLSKEQAPPHLSKAPLSSHKLNGANGSLDFEKLWKQPSNRDFVPCVQPGSNYTAPDESRGYLLVHTNGGLNQMRAGICDMVAVARIINATLVVPELDKRSFWQDTSNFSDVFDEDHFINALANDVKVIKKLPKDLSSATKVVMHFRSWSGLEYYRDEIASLWEEFQVIRAAKSDSRLANNHLPPDIQKLRCRACYKALRFSPKIEAMGKLLVDRMRAYGPFIALHLRYEKDMLAFSGCTHGLSDVEAEELRTIRENTAYWKIKDINATEQRSRGYCPLTPTEVGIFLTGLGYPSNTPIYIAAGEIYGGDTHMADLRSRYPILMSKEKLASVEELEPFTNHASQMAALDYIVSVESDVFIPSYSGNMARAVEGHRRFLGHRKTISPDRKALVRLFDKIEKGLLMEGRKVSNRISEIHKKLQGSPRRRRGPVSGTKGMDRFRSEEAFYVNPLPDCLCKRVSENVNASTASMR from the exons ATGAAAGAGAAGATGCAGTGGCCGTGGCCGTGGCGGAGGCGGaaagtggtggtggtggtggtgctGAGGAAGTTGCTAACGTGCGCTATATGTGTAATAGCTTTGATGGGATTGCTTTCTGTTCGCGTACAGGTGTTTCCTTCTTCTAAAGTCTCCGACTTGTCTGATCCTTACAAGCTCCCTACCGTCACTCAA CATGAATTAAATTACCAGAAATTAAGTGCAGAGAAAAAGTGGACACAGGAGCTAACTCCGCCTCATTTATCGAAAGAGCAGGCTCCGCCTCATCTATCCAAAGCTCCTCTTTCGTCTCACAAG TTGAATGGTGCCAATGGAAGTCTGGATTTTGAGAAGTTGTGGAAGCAACCTTCTAATCGCGATTTCGTGCCCTGTGTGCAGCCCGGTTCTAATTATACGG CCCCTGATGAGTCAAGAGGCTACCTTCTAGTTCATACAAATGGTGGGCTCAACCAAATGCGAGCTGGG ATATGTGACATGGTTGCTGTAGCCCGTATAATAAATGCCACCCTTGTAGTTCCAGAACTTGATAAACGGTCATTTTGGCAAGATACTAG CAATTTCTCTGATGTTTTTGATGAGGACCATTTTATTAATGCTCTGGCTAATGATGTTAAAGTCATAAAAAAGCTTCCTAAGGATTTGTCTTCTGCTACCAAAGTAGTTATGCATTTTAGAAGCTGGTCTGGTTTGGAGTACTACCGGGATGAAATAGCTAGTCTGTGGGAAGAATTTCAG GTTATTCGAGCCGCTAAATCTGATTCTCGCCTAGCAAACAACCATCTGCCTCCTGACATACAAAAGCTTCGCTGTCGTGCTTGCTACAAAGCACTTCGTttttcccccaaaattgaaGCAATGGGGAAA TTGTTGGTTGATCGAATGAGAGCATATGGTCCTTTCATTGCGTTGCATTTACGATATGAAAAAGACATGCTTGCCTTTAGTGGTTGCACACATGGTTTATCTGATGTTGAAGCTGAAGAGCTAAGGACAATCAG AGAAAACACTGCCTATTGGAAAATCAAGGACATTAATGCAACGGAACAGAGATCCAGAGGATATTGCCCCTTAACCCCAACAGAGGTTGGGATTTTTCTAACTGGTCTGGGATACCCATCAAACACCCCTATATACATTGCTGCTGGAGAGATATATGGGGGTGATACTCATATGGCTGATCTACGGTCTCGCTATCCCATTTTAATGAGCAAG gaaaaattgGCTTCTGTTGAGGAGCTTGAACCATTCACCAACCATGCATCTCAAATGGCTGCACTCGATTACATTGTATCTGTGGAAAGTGATGTCTTCATTCCATCATACTCTGGAAACATGGCAAGAGCAGTTGAAGGGCACCGTCGATTTCTGGGACATAGGAAAACCATCTCTCCTGACAG GAAAGCACTAGTCCGCCTATTTGACAAAATCGAAAAGGGGTTATTGATGGAAGGCAGAAAGGTTTCCAATCGAATCAGTGAAATACACAAAAAACT GCAAGGATCACCGAGGAGGAGAAGAGGTCCTGTATCAGGAACTAAGGGCATGGACAGGTTTCGTTCAGAAGAAGCATTTTATGTAAATCCGTTACCCGACTGCTTGTGCAAGAGGGTATCTGAGAATGTAAATGCATCTACTGccagtatgagatga
- the LOC105773104 gene encoding thylakoid lumenal 29 kDa protein, chloroplastic encodes MRVSFLSTTPSLVSLVPVSDPSLNSPSIAATRYLTRPVAIRCSNNNTQSVDVCGEYGFHRRDVLKCIGASVGMELLASSGSWVEMASAADLIQRRQRSEFLSSIKETLAKAMKGNPDLIPSMLTLALNDAMTYDKATKSGGSNGSIRFSSELSRPENKGLAAAMSLLDEAKKEIDSYSKGGPISYADLIQYAAQAAVKSTFLAAAIRKCGGNEDKGRTLYAAYGSSGQWGLFDRQFGRSDAEEPDPEGRVPIWEKASVQEMKDKFKEIGFGPRQLAVMSAFLGPEQSATEALLVNDPEVIPWVQKYQRSRETVSQTDYEVDLITTLTKLSCLGQQINYEAYTYPVKKIELSKLKL; translated from the exons ATGAGGGTGTCTTTCCTTTCAACCACACCTTCTTTAGTTTCTCTCGTCCCTGTCTCTGACCCTTCTCTCAATTCTCCCTCTATTGCTGCTACTAGATACCTCACTCGTCCT GTTGCTATTCGTTGTAGTAATAATAATACCCAATCTGTTGATGTTTGTGGTGAATATGGTTTTCATCGTAGAGATGTTCTTAAGTGCATTGGAGCATCCGTTGGCATG GAATTACTTGCAAGTTCAGGATCATGGGTTGAAATGGCAAGTGCTGCTGATTTGATACAACGAAGACAACGGTCCGAGTTTCTCT CAAGTATTAAGGAAACCTTGGCTAAAGCTATGAAG GGAAACCCAGATCTTATCCCATCCATGCTAACTTTGGCATTGAATGATGCTAtgacttatgacaag GCTACAAAATCTGGTGGCTCGAATGGATCAATTCGTTTTAG CTCAGAGTTAAGCCGACCTGAAAATAAAGGGCTTGCTGCTGCTATGAGTTTGTTAGATGAAGCTAAGAAGGAAATCGATTCTTATTCCAAGGGAGGACCTATCTCGTATGCGGATCTCATCCAATATGCAG CTCAAGCTGCTGTCAAGTCTACTTTTCTGGCAGCTGCTATTCGCAAATGTGGTGGGAATGAAGATAAAGGACGTACACTTTATGCAGCATATGGTTCAAGTGGGCAG TGGGGCTTGTTTGACCGGCAGTTTGGACGAAGTGATGCTGAAGAGCCAGACCCAGAGGGAAGAGTGCCTATTTGGGAGAAAGCTAGTGTGCAGGAAATGAAAGATAAGTTCAAAGAAATTGGCTTTGGTCCCCGTCAG CTTGCCGTGATGTCTGCATTCTTGGGTCCAGAACAAAGTGCTACAGAGGCTTTATTGGTCAATGATCCAGAAGTTATTCCTTGGGTTCAAAAATACCAGCGGAGCCGAGAAACAGTGTCCCAGACAGATTATGAG GTTGATCTGATAACCACACTCACAAAGCTAAGTTGCTTGGGGCAGCAAATCAATTATGAGGCGTACACATATCCAGTCAAAAAGATTGAACTGAGCAAACTCAAATTATAG